In one Mastacembelus armatus chromosome 19, fMasArm1.2, whole genome shotgun sequence genomic region, the following are encoded:
- the LOC113135776 gene encoding calcium/calmodulin-dependent protein kinase type II subunit gamma isoform X14, whose translation MATTATSTRFTDEYQLYEELGKGAFSVVRRCVKKSSGQEYAAKIINTKKLSARDHQKLEREARICRLLKHPNIVRLHDSISEEGFHYLVFDLVTGGELFEDIVAREYYSEADASHCISQILESVNHIHQHDIVHRDLKPENLLLASKMKGAAVKLADFGLAIEVQGDQQAWFGFAGTPGYLSPEVLRKDPYGKPVDIWACGVILYILLVGYPPFWDEDQHKLYQQIKAGAYDFPSPEWDTVTPEAKNLINQMLTINPAKRITAEQALKHPWVCHRSTVASMMHRQETVECLRKFNARRKLKGAILTTMLVSRNFSVGRQHTNSAAAASSTASLAQEACKSLLNKKSDSAKPSTNNSKNSIVSAINALKDTNMATNAQMESQSTVVHNPPDGVKGSTESNATNDEEEMKDSSALSQSSATEEMPPLLPSPQSSPATRKQEIIKITEQLIEAINNGDFDAYTRICDPGLTSFEPEALGNLVEGMDFHKFYFENLLSKNSKPVHTTLLNPHVHLIGEDAACIAYIRLTQFVDSTGRPRSSQSEETRVWHRRDGKWLNVHFHCSGAPAAPLQ comes from the exons ATGGCAACCACCGCTACTTCCACCAGGTTTACCGACGAGTACCAGCTGTACGAGGAGCTCGGGAA GGGAGCTTTTTCAGTGGTGCGTAGGTGTGTAAAGAAGTCATCAGGACAGGAATATGCTGCAAAAATCATCAACACTAAGAAGCTCTCTGCAAGAG accATCAGAAGCTTGAAAGAGAGGCTCGTATCTGCCGCCTCCTGAAGCACCCCAACATTG TGAGACTCCATGACAGCATTTCAGAGGAAGGCTTTCATTACCTAGTCTTTGACCT AGTGACAGGAGGAGAGCTTTTTGAAGATATTGTAGCTAGGGAGTACTACAGTGAGGCTGATGCCAG CCACTGCATTAGTCAGATCTTGGAGAGTGTCAATCATATCCACCAGCATGATATTGTGCACAGAGACCTCAAG CCCGAGAACCTGTTGTTGGCTAGTAAGATGAAGGGAGCTGCAGTGAAACTGGCTGACTTCGGCCTTGCTATTGAAGTACAGGGAGACCAGCAGGCTTGGTTTg GGTTTGCAGGCACCCCTGGTTATCTGTCCCCTGAAGTCCTGAGAAAGGACCCCTATGGCAAGCCTGTGGACATATGGGCTTGTG gtGTTATTCTCTATATCTTGTTAGTAGGATATCCTCCATTTTGGGATGAAGATCAGCACAAACTTTATCAGCAGATCAAAGCCGGAGCATATGAT TTCCCATCCCCAGAGTGGGACACAGTGACTCCAGAGGCAAAGAACCTGATCAACCAGATGTTGACTATCAACCCGGCCAAGAGAATTACTGCCGAACAGGCCCTCAAACATCCATGGGTCTGC CACCGTTCTACAGTGGCATCCATGATGCACAGACAGGAAACTGTTGAGTGTCTCCGCAAATTCAACGCTCGTCGAAAACTCAAG GGAGCCATTCTCACCACCATGCTGGTGTCCAGAAACTTCTCAG TGGGCCGGCAGCATACCAACTCTGCTGCTGCCGCCTCCTCCACGGCCTCACTGGCTCAGGAAG CATGCAAAAGTTTACTCAACAAGAAATCAGATTCTGCTAAG CCTTCTACCAACAACAGTAAGAACAGTATAGTGAGCGCCATCAATGCCCTGAAAGACACCAACATGGCAACCAACGCCCAGATG GAATCTCAGAGCACAGTGGTGCACAACCCTCCTGATGGAGTCAAG GGATCAACAGAGAGCAACGCCACCAAtgatgaggaggaaatgaaag ACAGTTCGGCGCTGAGTCAGAGCAGTGCCACAGAGGAGATGCCCCCACTTCTGCCCTCACCTCAAAGCTCACCTGCCA CCCGTAAACAGGAGATCATCAAGATAACAGAGCAGCTGATTGAAGCGATCAACAACGGAGATTTTGATGCTTACAC GAGGATTTGTGATCCTGGACTCACCTCTTTTGAACCCGAGGCCCTGGGGAACCTGGTGGAGGGCATGGACTTCCACAAGTTCTACTTTGAAAACT TGCTGAGCAAAAACAGCAAGCCCGTGCACACCACCCTGCTCAACCCACATGTGCACCTGATCGGTGAGGATGCCGCATGCATCGCCTACATCCGACTCACACAGTTTGTGGACTCCACGGGCCGCCCTCgttccagccaatcagaggagaCCAGGGTGTGGCATCGTCGCGATGGCAAGTGGCTCAATGTTCACTTCCACTGCTCAGGAGCGCCTGCTGCACCACTACAGTGA
- the LOC113135776 gene encoding calcium/calmodulin-dependent protein kinase type II subunit gamma isoform X11 has translation MATTATSTRFTDEYQLYEELGKGAFSVVRRCVKKSSGQEYAAKIINTKKLSARDHQKLEREARICRLLKHPNIVRLHDSISEEGFHYLVFDLVTGGELFEDIVAREYYSEADASHCISQILESVNHIHQHDIVHRDLKPENLLLASKMKGAAVKLADFGLAIEVQGDQQAWFGFAGTPGYLSPEVLRKDPYGKPVDIWACGVILYILLVGYPPFWDEDQHKLYQQIKAGAYDFPSPEWDTVTPEAKNLINQMLTINPAKRITAEQALKHPWVCHRSTVASMMHRQETVECLRKFNARRKLKGAILTTMLVSRNFSVGRQHTNSAAAASSTASLAQEACKSLLNKKSDSAKPSTNNSKNSIVSAINALKDTNMATNAQMESQSTVVHNPPDGVKGSTESNATNDEEEMKGRKADSSALSQSSATEEMPPLLPSPQSSPATRKQEIIKITEQLIEAINNGDFDAYTRICDPGLTSFEPEALGNLVEGMDFHKFYFENLLSKNSKPVHTTLLNPHVHLIGEDAACIAYIRLTQFVDSTGRPRSSQSEETRVWHRRDGKWLNVHFHCSGAPAAPLQ, from the exons ATGGCAACCACCGCTACTTCCACCAGGTTTACCGACGAGTACCAGCTGTACGAGGAGCTCGGGAA GGGAGCTTTTTCAGTGGTGCGTAGGTGTGTAAAGAAGTCATCAGGACAGGAATATGCTGCAAAAATCATCAACACTAAGAAGCTCTCTGCAAGAG accATCAGAAGCTTGAAAGAGAGGCTCGTATCTGCCGCCTCCTGAAGCACCCCAACATTG TGAGACTCCATGACAGCATTTCAGAGGAAGGCTTTCATTACCTAGTCTTTGACCT AGTGACAGGAGGAGAGCTTTTTGAAGATATTGTAGCTAGGGAGTACTACAGTGAGGCTGATGCCAG CCACTGCATTAGTCAGATCTTGGAGAGTGTCAATCATATCCACCAGCATGATATTGTGCACAGAGACCTCAAG CCCGAGAACCTGTTGTTGGCTAGTAAGATGAAGGGAGCTGCAGTGAAACTGGCTGACTTCGGCCTTGCTATTGAAGTACAGGGAGACCAGCAGGCTTGGTTTg GGTTTGCAGGCACCCCTGGTTATCTGTCCCCTGAAGTCCTGAGAAAGGACCCCTATGGCAAGCCTGTGGACATATGGGCTTGTG gtGTTATTCTCTATATCTTGTTAGTAGGATATCCTCCATTTTGGGATGAAGATCAGCACAAACTTTATCAGCAGATCAAAGCCGGAGCATATGAT TTCCCATCCCCAGAGTGGGACACAGTGACTCCAGAGGCAAAGAACCTGATCAACCAGATGTTGACTATCAACCCGGCCAAGAGAATTACTGCCGAACAGGCCCTCAAACATCCATGGGTCTGC CACCGTTCTACAGTGGCATCCATGATGCACAGACAGGAAACTGTTGAGTGTCTCCGCAAATTCAACGCTCGTCGAAAACTCAAG GGAGCCATTCTCACCACCATGCTGGTGTCCAGAAACTTCTCAG TGGGCCGGCAGCATACCAACTCTGCTGCTGCCGCCTCCTCCACGGCCTCACTGGCTCAGGAAG CATGCAAAAGTTTACTCAACAAGAAATCAGATTCTGCTAAG CCTTCTACCAACAACAGTAAGAACAGTATAGTGAGCGCCATCAATGCCCTGAAAGACACCAACATGGCAACCAACGCCCAGATG GAATCTCAGAGCACAGTGGTGCACAACCCTCCTGATGGAGTCAAG GGATCAACAGAGAGCAACGCCACCAAtgatgaggaggaaatgaaaggTAGGAAAG cGGACAGTTCGGCGCTGAGTCAGAGCAGTGCCACAGAGGAGATGCCCCCACTTCTGCCCTCACCTCAAAGCTCACCTGCCA CCCGTAAACAGGAGATCATCAAGATAACAGAGCAGCTGATTGAAGCGATCAACAACGGAGATTTTGATGCTTACAC GAGGATTTGTGATCCTGGACTCACCTCTTTTGAACCCGAGGCCCTGGGGAACCTGGTGGAGGGCATGGACTTCCACAAGTTCTACTTTGAAAACT TGCTGAGCAAAAACAGCAAGCCCGTGCACACCACCCTGCTCAACCCACATGTGCACCTGATCGGTGAGGATGCCGCATGCATCGCCTACATCCGACTCACACAGTTTGTGGACTCCACGGGCCGCCCTCgttccagccaatcagaggagaCCAGGGTGTGGCATCGTCGCGATGGCAAGTGGCTCAATGTTCACTTCCACTGCTCAGGAGCGCCTGCTGCACCACTACAGTGA
- the LOC113135776 gene encoding calcium/calmodulin-dependent protein kinase type II subunit gamma isoform X19, with protein MATTATSTRFTDEYQLYEELGKGAFSVVRRCVKKSSGQEYAAKIINTKKLSARDHQKLEREARICRLLKHPNIVRLHDSISEEGFHYLVFDLVTGGELFEDIVAREYYSEADASHCISQILESVNHIHQHDIVHRDLKPENLLLASKMKGAAVKLADFGLAIEVQGDQQAWFGFAGTPGYLSPEVLRKDPYGKPVDIWACGVILYILLVGYPPFWDEDQHKLYQQIKAGAYDFPSPEWDTVTPEAKNLINQMLTINPAKRITAEQALKHPWVCHRSTVASMMHRQETVECLRKFNARRKLKGAILTTMLVSRNFSVGRQHTNSAAAASSTASLAQEACKSLLNKKSDSAKESQSTVVHNPPDGVKGSTESNATNDEEEMKGRKARKQEIIKITEQLIEAINNGDFDAYTRICDPGLTSFEPEALGNLVEGMDFHKFYFENLLSKNSKPVHTTLLNPHVHLIGEDAACIAYIRLTQFVDSTGRPRSSQSEETRVWHRRDGKWLNVHFHCSGAPAAPLQ; from the exons ATGGCAACCACCGCTACTTCCACCAGGTTTACCGACGAGTACCAGCTGTACGAGGAGCTCGGGAA GGGAGCTTTTTCAGTGGTGCGTAGGTGTGTAAAGAAGTCATCAGGACAGGAATATGCTGCAAAAATCATCAACACTAAGAAGCTCTCTGCAAGAG accATCAGAAGCTTGAAAGAGAGGCTCGTATCTGCCGCCTCCTGAAGCACCCCAACATTG TGAGACTCCATGACAGCATTTCAGAGGAAGGCTTTCATTACCTAGTCTTTGACCT AGTGACAGGAGGAGAGCTTTTTGAAGATATTGTAGCTAGGGAGTACTACAGTGAGGCTGATGCCAG CCACTGCATTAGTCAGATCTTGGAGAGTGTCAATCATATCCACCAGCATGATATTGTGCACAGAGACCTCAAG CCCGAGAACCTGTTGTTGGCTAGTAAGATGAAGGGAGCTGCAGTGAAACTGGCTGACTTCGGCCTTGCTATTGAAGTACAGGGAGACCAGCAGGCTTGGTTTg GGTTTGCAGGCACCCCTGGTTATCTGTCCCCTGAAGTCCTGAGAAAGGACCCCTATGGCAAGCCTGTGGACATATGGGCTTGTG gtGTTATTCTCTATATCTTGTTAGTAGGATATCCTCCATTTTGGGATGAAGATCAGCACAAACTTTATCAGCAGATCAAAGCCGGAGCATATGAT TTCCCATCCCCAGAGTGGGACACAGTGACTCCAGAGGCAAAGAACCTGATCAACCAGATGTTGACTATCAACCCGGCCAAGAGAATTACTGCCGAACAGGCCCTCAAACATCCATGGGTCTGC CACCGTTCTACAGTGGCATCCATGATGCACAGACAGGAAACTGTTGAGTGTCTCCGCAAATTCAACGCTCGTCGAAAACTCAAG GGAGCCATTCTCACCACCATGCTGGTGTCCAGAAACTTCTCAG TGGGCCGGCAGCATACCAACTCTGCTGCTGCCGCCTCCTCCACGGCCTCACTGGCTCAGGAAG CATGCAAAAGTTTACTCAACAAGAAATCAGATTCTGCTAAG GAATCTCAGAGCACAGTGGTGCACAACCCTCCTGATGGAGTCAAG GGATCAACAGAGAGCAACGCCACCAAtgatgaggaggaaatgaaaggTAGGAAAG CCCGTAAACAGGAGATCATCAAGATAACAGAGCAGCTGATTGAAGCGATCAACAACGGAGATTTTGATGCTTACAC GAGGATTTGTGATCCTGGACTCACCTCTTTTGAACCCGAGGCCCTGGGGAACCTGGTGGAGGGCATGGACTTCCACAAGTTCTACTTTGAAAACT TGCTGAGCAAAAACAGCAAGCCCGTGCACACCACCCTGCTCAACCCACATGTGCACCTGATCGGTGAGGATGCCGCATGCATCGCCTACATCCGACTCACACAGTTTGTGGACTCCACGGGCCGCCCTCgttccagccaatcagaggagaCCAGGGTGTGGCATCGTCGCGATGGCAAGTGGCTCAATGTTCACTTCCACTGCTCAGGAGCGCCTGCTGCACCACTACAGTGA
- the LOC113135776 gene encoding calcium/calmodulin-dependent protein kinase type II delta chain isoform X9, which translates to MATTATSTRFTDEYQLYEELGKGAFSVVRRCVKKSSGQEYAAKIINTKKLSARDHQKLEREARICRLLKHPNIVRLHDSISEEGFHYLVFDLVTGGELFEDIVAREYYSEADASHCISQILESVNHIHQHDIVHRDLKPENLLLASKMKGAAVKLADFGLAIEVQGDQQAWFGFAGTPGYLSPEVLRKDPYGKPVDIWACGVILYILLVGYPPFWDEDQHKLYQQIKAGAYDFPSPEWDTVTPEAKNLINQMLTINPAKRITAEQALKHPWVCHRSTVASMMHRQETVECLRKFNARRKLKGAILTTMLVSRNFSVGRQHTNSAAAASSTASLAQEACKSLLNKKSDSAKESQSTVVHNPPDGVKGSTESNATNDEEEMKADSSALSQSSATEEMPPLLPSPQSSPAIPPHDVKRMAWNSTGNSSCPDSELSQSSMPAAPLGSNTVAAKNNTKQTRKQEIIKITEQLIEAINNGDFDAYTRICDPGLTSFEPEALGNLVEGMDFHKFYFENLLSKNSKPVHTTLLNPHVHLIGEDAACIAYIRLTQFVDSTGRPRSSQSEETRVWHRRDGKWLNVHFHCSGAPAAPLQ; encoded by the exons ATGGCAACCACCGCTACTTCCACCAGGTTTACCGACGAGTACCAGCTGTACGAGGAGCTCGGGAA GGGAGCTTTTTCAGTGGTGCGTAGGTGTGTAAAGAAGTCATCAGGACAGGAATATGCTGCAAAAATCATCAACACTAAGAAGCTCTCTGCAAGAG accATCAGAAGCTTGAAAGAGAGGCTCGTATCTGCCGCCTCCTGAAGCACCCCAACATTG TGAGACTCCATGACAGCATTTCAGAGGAAGGCTTTCATTACCTAGTCTTTGACCT AGTGACAGGAGGAGAGCTTTTTGAAGATATTGTAGCTAGGGAGTACTACAGTGAGGCTGATGCCAG CCACTGCATTAGTCAGATCTTGGAGAGTGTCAATCATATCCACCAGCATGATATTGTGCACAGAGACCTCAAG CCCGAGAACCTGTTGTTGGCTAGTAAGATGAAGGGAGCTGCAGTGAAACTGGCTGACTTCGGCCTTGCTATTGAAGTACAGGGAGACCAGCAGGCTTGGTTTg GGTTTGCAGGCACCCCTGGTTATCTGTCCCCTGAAGTCCTGAGAAAGGACCCCTATGGCAAGCCTGTGGACATATGGGCTTGTG gtGTTATTCTCTATATCTTGTTAGTAGGATATCCTCCATTTTGGGATGAAGATCAGCACAAACTTTATCAGCAGATCAAAGCCGGAGCATATGAT TTCCCATCCCCAGAGTGGGACACAGTGACTCCAGAGGCAAAGAACCTGATCAACCAGATGTTGACTATCAACCCGGCCAAGAGAATTACTGCCGAACAGGCCCTCAAACATCCATGGGTCTGC CACCGTTCTACAGTGGCATCCATGATGCACAGACAGGAAACTGTTGAGTGTCTCCGCAAATTCAACGCTCGTCGAAAACTCAAG GGAGCCATTCTCACCACCATGCTGGTGTCCAGAAACTTCTCAG TGGGCCGGCAGCATACCAACTCTGCTGCTGCCGCCTCCTCCACGGCCTCACTGGCTCAGGAAG CATGCAAAAGTTTACTCAACAAGAAATCAGATTCTGCTAAG GAATCTCAGAGCACAGTGGTGCACAACCCTCCTGATGGAGTCAAG GGATCAACAGAGAGCAACGCCACCAAtgatgaggaggaaatgaaag cGGACAGTTCGGCGCTGAGTCAGAGCAGTGCCACAGAGGAGATGCCCCCACTTCTGCCCTCACCTCAAAGCTCACCTGCCA TTCCACCGCATGACGTAAAGCGCATGGCATGGAACAGCACAGGCAACAGCTCCTGCCCCGACTCTGAGCTCTCACAGTCCTCCATGCCTGCTGCTCCACTAGGGAGCAACACTGTCGCTGCTAAAAACAACACTAAGCAGA CCCGTAAACAGGAGATCATCAAGATAACAGAGCAGCTGATTGAAGCGATCAACAACGGAGATTTTGATGCTTACAC GAGGATTTGTGATCCTGGACTCACCTCTTTTGAACCCGAGGCCCTGGGGAACCTGGTGGAGGGCATGGACTTCCACAAGTTCTACTTTGAAAACT TGCTGAGCAAAAACAGCAAGCCCGTGCACACCACCCTGCTCAACCCACATGTGCACCTGATCGGTGAGGATGCCGCATGCATCGCCTACATCCGACTCACACAGTTTGTGGACTCCACGGGCCGCCCTCgttccagccaatcagaggagaCCAGGGTGTGGCATCGTCGCGATGGCAAGTGGCTCAATGTTCACTTCCACTGCTCAGGAGCGCCTGCTGCACCACTACAGTGA
- the LOC113135776 gene encoding calcium/calmodulin-dependent protein kinase type II delta chain isoform X12, translated as MATTATSTRFTDEYQLYEELGKGAFSVVRRCVKKSSGQEYAAKIINTKKLSARDHQKLEREARICRLLKHPNIVRLHDSISEEGFHYLVFDLVTGGELFEDIVAREYYSEADASHCISQILESVNHIHQHDIVHRDLKPENLLLASKMKGAAVKLADFGLAIEVQGDQQAWFGFAGTPGYLSPEVLRKDPYGKPVDIWACGVILYILLVGYPPFWDEDQHKLYQQIKAGAYDFPSPEWDTVTPEAKNLINQMLTINPAKRITAEQALKHPWVCHRSTVASMMHRQETVECLRKFNARRKLKGAILTTMLVSRNFSACKSLLNKKSDSAKESQSTVVHNPPDGVKGSTESNATNDEEEMKGRKADSSALSQSSATEEMPPLLPSPQSSPAIPPHDVKRMAWNSTGNSSCPDSELSQSSMPAAPLGSNTVAAKNNTKQTRKQEIIKITEQLIEAINNGDFDAYTRICDPGLTSFEPEALGNLVEGMDFHKFYFENLLSKNSKPVHTTLLNPHVHLIGEDAACIAYIRLTQFVDSTGRPRSSQSEETRVWHRRDGKWLNVHFHCSGAPAAPLQ; from the exons ATGGCAACCACCGCTACTTCCACCAGGTTTACCGACGAGTACCAGCTGTACGAGGAGCTCGGGAA GGGAGCTTTTTCAGTGGTGCGTAGGTGTGTAAAGAAGTCATCAGGACAGGAATATGCTGCAAAAATCATCAACACTAAGAAGCTCTCTGCAAGAG accATCAGAAGCTTGAAAGAGAGGCTCGTATCTGCCGCCTCCTGAAGCACCCCAACATTG TGAGACTCCATGACAGCATTTCAGAGGAAGGCTTTCATTACCTAGTCTTTGACCT AGTGACAGGAGGAGAGCTTTTTGAAGATATTGTAGCTAGGGAGTACTACAGTGAGGCTGATGCCAG CCACTGCATTAGTCAGATCTTGGAGAGTGTCAATCATATCCACCAGCATGATATTGTGCACAGAGACCTCAAG CCCGAGAACCTGTTGTTGGCTAGTAAGATGAAGGGAGCTGCAGTGAAACTGGCTGACTTCGGCCTTGCTATTGAAGTACAGGGAGACCAGCAGGCTTGGTTTg GGTTTGCAGGCACCCCTGGTTATCTGTCCCCTGAAGTCCTGAGAAAGGACCCCTATGGCAAGCCTGTGGACATATGGGCTTGTG gtGTTATTCTCTATATCTTGTTAGTAGGATATCCTCCATTTTGGGATGAAGATCAGCACAAACTTTATCAGCAGATCAAAGCCGGAGCATATGAT TTCCCATCCCCAGAGTGGGACACAGTGACTCCAGAGGCAAAGAACCTGATCAACCAGATGTTGACTATCAACCCGGCCAAGAGAATTACTGCCGAACAGGCCCTCAAACATCCATGGGTCTGC CACCGTTCTACAGTGGCATCCATGATGCACAGACAGGAAACTGTTGAGTGTCTCCGCAAATTCAACGCTCGTCGAAAACTCAAG GGAGCCATTCTCACCACCATGCTGGTGTCCAGAAACTTCTCAG CATGCAAAAGTTTACTCAACAAGAAATCAGATTCTGCTAAG GAATCTCAGAGCACAGTGGTGCACAACCCTCCTGATGGAGTCAAG GGATCAACAGAGAGCAACGCCACCAAtgatgaggaggaaatgaaaggTAGGAAAG cGGACAGTTCGGCGCTGAGTCAGAGCAGTGCCACAGAGGAGATGCCCCCACTTCTGCCCTCACCTCAAAGCTCACCTGCCA TTCCACCGCATGACGTAAAGCGCATGGCATGGAACAGCACAGGCAACAGCTCCTGCCCCGACTCTGAGCTCTCACAGTCCTCCATGCCTGCTGCTCCACTAGGGAGCAACACTGTCGCTGCTAAAAACAACACTAAGCAGA CCCGTAAACAGGAGATCATCAAGATAACAGAGCAGCTGATTGAAGCGATCAACAACGGAGATTTTGATGCTTACAC GAGGATTTGTGATCCTGGACTCACCTCTTTTGAACCCGAGGCCCTGGGGAACCTGGTGGAGGGCATGGACTTCCACAAGTTCTACTTTGAAAACT TGCTGAGCAAAAACAGCAAGCCCGTGCACACCACCCTGCTCAACCCACATGTGCACCTGATCGGTGAGGATGCCGCATGCATCGCCTACATCCGACTCACACAGTTTGTGGACTCCACGGGCCGCCCTCgttccagccaatcagaggagaCCAGGGTGTGGCATCGTCGCGATGGCAAGTGGCTCAATGTTCACTTCCACTGCTCAGGAGCGCCTGCTGCACCACTACAGTGA
- the LOC113135776 gene encoding calcium/calmodulin-dependent protein kinase type II subunit gamma isoform X21, giving the protein MATTATSTRFTDEYQLYEELGKGAFSVVRRCVKKSSGQEYAAKIINTKKLSARDHQKLEREARICRLLKHPNIVRLHDSISEEGFHYLVFDLVTGGELFEDIVAREYYSEADASHCISQILESVNHIHQHDIVHRDLKPENLLLASKMKGAAVKLADFGLAIEVQGDQQAWFGFAGTPGYLSPEVLRKDPYGKPVDIWACGVILYILLVGYPPFWDEDQHKLYQQIKAGAYDFPSPEWDTVTPEAKNLINQMLTINPAKRITAEQALKHPWVCHRSTVASMMHRQETVECLRKFNARRKLKGAILTTMLVSRNFSACKSLLNKKSDSAKESQSTVVHNPPDGVKGSTESNATNDEEEMKARKQEIIKITEQLIEAINNGDFDAYTRICDPGLTSFEPEALGNLVEGMDFHKFYFENLLSKNSKPVHTTLLNPHVHLIGEDAACIAYIRLTQFVDSTGRPRSSQSEETRVWHRRDGKWLNVHFHCSGAPAAPLQ; this is encoded by the exons ATGGCAACCACCGCTACTTCCACCAGGTTTACCGACGAGTACCAGCTGTACGAGGAGCTCGGGAA GGGAGCTTTTTCAGTGGTGCGTAGGTGTGTAAAGAAGTCATCAGGACAGGAATATGCTGCAAAAATCATCAACACTAAGAAGCTCTCTGCAAGAG accATCAGAAGCTTGAAAGAGAGGCTCGTATCTGCCGCCTCCTGAAGCACCCCAACATTG TGAGACTCCATGACAGCATTTCAGAGGAAGGCTTTCATTACCTAGTCTTTGACCT AGTGACAGGAGGAGAGCTTTTTGAAGATATTGTAGCTAGGGAGTACTACAGTGAGGCTGATGCCAG CCACTGCATTAGTCAGATCTTGGAGAGTGTCAATCATATCCACCAGCATGATATTGTGCACAGAGACCTCAAG CCCGAGAACCTGTTGTTGGCTAGTAAGATGAAGGGAGCTGCAGTGAAACTGGCTGACTTCGGCCTTGCTATTGAAGTACAGGGAGACCAGCAGGCTTGGTTTg GGTTTGCAGGCACCCCTGGTTATCTGTCCCCTGAAGTCCTGAGAAAGGACCCCTATGGCAAGCCTGTGGACATATGGGCTTGTG gtGTTATTCTCTATATCTTGTTAGTAGGATATCCTCCATTTTGGGATGAAGATCAGCACAAACTTTATCAGCAGATCAAAGCCGGAGCATATGAT TTCCCATCCCCAGAGTGGGACACAGTGACTCCAGAGGCAAAGAACCTGATCAACCAGATGTTGACTATCAACCCGGCCAAGAGAATTACTGCCGAACAGGCCCTCAAACATCCATGGGTCTGC CACCGTTCTACAGTGGCATCCATGATGCACAGACAGGAAACTGTTGAGTGTCTCCGCAAATTCAACGCTCGTCGAAAACTCAAG GGAGCCATTCTCACCACCATGCTGGTGTCCAGAAACTTCTCAG CATGCAAAAGTTTACTCAACAAGAAATCAGATTCTGCTAAG GAATCTCAGAGCACAGTGGTGCACAACCCTCCTGATGGAGTCAAG GGATCAACAGAGAGCAACGCCACCAAtgatgaggaggaaatgaaag CCCGTAAACAGGAGATCATCAAGATAACAGAGCAGCTGATTGAAGCGATCAACAACGGAGATTTTGATGCTTACAC GAGGATTTGTGATCCTGGACTCACCTCTTTTGAACCCGAGGCCCTGGGGAACCTGGTGGAGGGCATGGACTTCCACAAGTTCTACTTTGAAAACT TGCTGAGCAAAAACAGCAAGCCCGTGCACACCACCCTGCTCAACCCACATGTGCACCTGATCGGTGAGGATGCCGCATGCATCGCCTACATCCGACTCACACAGTTTGTGGACTCCACGGGCCGCCCTCgttccagccaatcagaggagaCCAGGGTGTGGCATCGTCGCGATGGCAAGTGGCTCAATGTTCACTTCCACTGCTCAGGAGCGCCTGCTGCACCACTACAGTGA